In Miscanthus floridulus cultivar M001 unplaced genomic scaffold, ASM1932011v1 os_2018_1, whole genome shotgun sequence, the sequence CTTTACACAAAAAACATCAAAAGTTTAAAAGTTTCTGATATATCTTCAATAGATCCAGCTAAACACAAATTGTAACAGTTAGATCCTGGATAGGAACCCTTTGATAGCTATTCctttatttctatttctattaaACAGATCCTGCATGGGATGCTTTTAACTACTGAAACTAACTATAACCACATCATGAACATACATTATGCTGTGACCAGAAGTCATTCTTGTTTATAGCCAAGCCTTTTCGAGCAGCTCTCTCAGCTTCATCCATCCGTCCAAGCTCTAGCAAAGGGAAGGCAAGCATGCCATATATGAAATTTTGATCTTGATTCTTCGGCAAAACCTGATAAGCATGGAGTACCACAAATCTAGTGAACAAAAGAGCCTGTCACAACAGTATTTTTTAGAGGGTGGTAGGGTGCTGGGTTCATAAATATTTGATTATAGCTACATTCACAAGTTCTTGCAATGCACCAATTTGGCACAGTAAAAATGTTTACAGGAAACGATGAAAAGGAATGCAAATATGCAACACTACTTTAACTACTGACTACCATGCAGTAAGGGAACAGTGGGCATATAATGCTCTCAGCAATTATTTGATCTTATTTTGATACAAAGATACCATTGTTGATATTACTTGAGATGAATCAACACAAGGACATCTAGTGAAAAAGAAATGCCGCACCAACTTCAACTTCATTCAGTGAAGCACAAAATTAAGCCCATAAATACACAGGAACCCAGTTTGGCTTACTTGTTGAACGAATTTCAGGGATAAATCTGGCTTTCCCAAATAGAAGCAGATGAGCTGTGCTCTCTTGAGAGACAGGATATCCCTGGGGAATTGCTTGAGAAGCTGTCATAGACGACCATATTACAAATTAGCAATTGGTATCTGTTTACTGACTCCGCAAGTAGCAGCATTAGTATAGCCAGTCCCCCAAATCAACAAACTAAGGCATGTCAAACCTCGAAGTGCCGCTCGATCGCCACCTCCACGTCCCACCCCTCGCCCACCAGCAAGGAGAGAGTCCCGAAAACGGCCCTCTCGTACTCCGTCGCTTTCCCCTGGAAGCAGGCGCGCAAACGCACCACAGGTTAAGGTGGTCAGGTCGGCTCAGGGAACGAAAGGGGGGGGAGCGGGGGGAGGTGATCGAAAGGGAGGAGGATGCTAGCTCACGAGGTTGTCCTTGGCGGCGGCGAGGAAGGCGGCGGCCCCCGCGGGGTCCCTGGGGGCGACGGCGTTCGCGGCGTGCGCGGAGGCGAGGGCGCAGGTCGGGTCGGCCGCGGCGGCGCGGAGGACGGCCGCCACGCGGCCGCGGCCGAAGGACATGAAGGCGGCGTAGTAGGCGTCGAGCGCCGCCGCGCAGTCGGCGGAGGACGTCCGGTACTCCTGCCCCCACATGTCCCGCCTCACCTCGCCATCCGCCGCCGCCATCTGCACCTCTCGTGACATGAGGGCGCTCGACTTCCGATCGCTGCTTGCTCCGTCGGCGAGGGGAGTGAAGGGAGAAGGGTCGGTCGCGACCGCGGGCAGCGGCGTGGAGCAGCACGGGAGACCCGTTTGCTCTGACGACACGGGCCCAGATGGTTGCTTGCCGTTGCCGATTGCTATCAAGTTGACACGGCCGTTGTTCGGCGGTCCGCGTCAGTTCGTTGGGTACGGTGGATGATAGTGCCGGATGGAGTGGGGACTGGGGTGGTTCGGTGATGGGGGTTCTTCCGATGGCTAGGCGCCTCGTGGGTGCCGGGTGCCGCCGCCGGACGGACGCGGGCACGCGGCAGCACGGGAAACGGGCGCGAGGCAACGAGCTGAGCTGCTGAGGTGGCAGATTTTGAGGGAGTGGGAGAATCCGGGGGATAGGATCGTACTATCGTACCGTGTCCTTATTTTTTTTCGATAATGCTCTGACGACGCGGGTCCAGGCTGTTCGGttagctggttcgtatcgttgctggttcatttatgtgagagagaagtactgctggctggttcatGTGAACATTGTTTCTGTGAGAGGGCTgaccagcccagccagccagctgCTCCCAGCCGAACGGGACGCCGTGCCCACACACACCCGTCTCACTGCTGCTGTTATTTTCCCACGACGCACACCTGCACGCGACGTGCCCGCCCGCCGGTGACGCATGGCTCCCCGTTCCCACGCTGCGCTGCATCTTGCAACGTGCCGCGCGCCCCATCTTCTCCcccggccccccccccccccccacccccacacacacacgcacCGCCGCATCTGTCTCCGATGCCGTCACTGTCCGGTCGGCCGACTGCCGATGGGTACGTGCTATCAACGGCGACAAGGGTGCTGGAACAGCCCACGGTGTCGAGGGTGCCTGGGAGATGGCTCTCCCTGCGGGGCTCCTCTGGGCGGCGACCTGCCTCGGCCTCTTGTTCGGCTGGGGCTCGTTGCTGCCGCTCAAGCGCCCCCCGCCAGGGCGGCCTCCACCCCACCCCAGGTAGGCCGTAGCCTCGCAGGCGACCGTTGTGTTTCAATTGTTTTAAGCttcaaattttttttgttttattttcaagtgttttatctggatgttgcaacaTTATATCTGGTATGTTACATATGTCGTAATGGCAaaatacgcatgttgcaagtctATGTTTCATGTGACGTATGATGCAAATGgttcatttggatgtttcaaaagtagatattggtgctgcatatgttgcaatggctatacctacatgtttcaagtgtttcatctgttttagacttatgttgcaaatatttcatccggatattttaaaagtagatctggtcTTGCACATGTTGTAGCGCCACCGGTGGCTGACGGACTACGACGACTTCGGCTCCTACCTCAAGCTTTCCTCGCGCGGCACGCCTCGGACTTTCCTTTCCTCTacctcccctccctccctttcCCTTTCCTCCCCTCCATCTCGTCTATCTCACCATGGCAGTTCGAGCTCGACGGGGAAACCTACACGATGAGCGCATGAACGTTGGGTAGGCGCAGCAGCCGATGCGGGGCGAGCGGGAAGCGTAACAGGTGCGGACAGCGCAGCAGCTTGCGCAGCAGGCGGGCCACGGACGTCCGAATGGGGCCAGCGCCCGGACTAGCCACACTGTTTTTCCCTCAAAATGACATTTCATTCTTTTTTTACTCCTGTTACTAGTAAAactgtgattttttttaaaaagagttAGCAGAGTAGTAAACCTATGAATATTTTTCTTCGCCTACAGAGAGCTCTATTTTCTTTATTGATGAATATGGGTTGTTGGGTGTGCAAGACGCAGCAAAGCGCGTTgatcgcttgtcttatgagccgtactttttcagcgaataaacaatatttttctctcacaacaaattagccaaaGATAATTTTTAAGCATGGCTTATCAGTTCCCTCGTGCTCTGGGTATGTTATCAAAAATATTTACTATCTGGCCGTAGGGCTCTTCTAACTCTAATTTAAAACTCTAATTGTAATTTTACTCTTACCATTTTAGTTTTGTGATTTTACTTCCACTTTTTAAAAACAAAAGTAATTAATATGATTTACCTTTATTTTGATAACTTTACGAGTTTACTTCACTTTTTTAAACTGAAGCTTGCCCTCCTTTCCGATGCAAACACCACATATGCGCCACTCTCTCTGGTGACCCAGTGTTCTTTGGATTGTTGTGGATCTCGACAGGATTTGTTGTTGCTTTTGCTCCATCATTGAGACATGTACTACTTGTCAAGACCCTTACTTTTTTAAAGGTTTTTGtgtctgtaaggaaaatggacccttagcccatttactttggattttggtgtttgatgaccaacacaactaaattagactaatgaatttgcaagtgtttattttgtagttcaatagggtgcaagacgtgacttggacgaaggcgacgtgatgatccgatgatcaacaccttaagcaagaccttaggagcacaagaaaagacccaagatatcaagcaaagtccaagcatgaagataggaaccaatccgtacgcaagatcacgaagaaacgagctcgtagaggcgaccggacgctggaagcgcgaccggacgctggaccggtggctcggtagacaggcgaccggacgcgaggaccggacgctggcggcaatcgaccggacgcaggaacgcagcgtccgatcgagtacaagtgttgtacatcggaggggcttgaagtcttgcgagatcacaccaaccgcgtttgtggtgtggccgccaccgtgtaccggagggaacaaggcccgcggcgtttcggccggaagcttgatagtgaagacggcggggagcatccgagagaggcttgccgagaggcacatcggagacccacttgcgcgtggggaaggcccgaggctatccacggagttacccgactgggagcttggcccttgcgagggattccttgcgaggggctccaacgaggactagggggaagcttgcgcgcttctcgatacctcggtaaaaataccggagtcgtcgacgggagtttgcatatctctgccttgctctttagcttccgcatttacattgattactttactacgtttgcggtagagatagcaacacactagcaaaaccatagttgcacatctagatggtttatctattgcataggttttgctagggttagaaaaagaggccatagtttagagttagaattttaagttgcctaattcaaccccccctcttaggcgtcacggtcccttcagtgTCCACAAATTTTAATTTacattcaaccccccccccccccccccccccccccgcctcctCAAATTGCAATAAATTTCAAAATTATGTCCACCATCAAAATTCAGTTATATTCAAAACATGTGGACAAAGCCCTAACAAAAGCTACGGCAAATGTGCAAGGGCAAATTTGTCTTCTTATAGCTCCTTTGACACTGTTTAAGTGCCATTGGCAGAATATGGGCAATCTCGAAGTTTGAAAAGGTAGGGAGAAAATCATAAAAGTTGAAAAACGAGGACAAAGTCATCAATCGCCTTGAAAGTAGGAGCACGAACACAAAAAAGCTTTGCTGTTAATGTAAAAGATAAATGCCAAAGTTGTGCATCAAATATTATTGATACTCAAAACTTCTTAGAAACAGAGGGAATATAATTTCATGGAACCAAGCAATAGAGCAGGCATATACTTCTCCTGCTTAGTGTATAAGATGGTAAAATGTGAGATCGTCATACTTGTACTTGTCAAATTTCAAGACTAGACAAAACTTTGTAACCATATGTGTCCATATCCAACACGTTGGAGACTTACAAGCTGtattaaagaagaagaagatcatagTAAAAGTTTACCAAAGCAATCCTTATATATAACAGTCTTTTTCCTACAAAACCATGCTGTATTTTGTAAGAAATTATTACCTCCTACTCACAAAATATTCCCACGCTATGGTTAGATTTTGACAAGGTCTTTTTAGCAAAGAGTACCCTTGCAACATGTAAGGATAGATGAACTcatatctttttattttcttgaAAGTGCACTACATATAATGTATATACACACTGCTGCTCCTATACATGTCTATGGAGGATAGGACCAGTACGAGATTAAcaaaaaaataacaaatgtgTCATTGTCATGGAATATGTTTTCTATCACTAACAAAAATAgctactctctccattccaatttataagacattttgactttttctagaaacattgcttttactatataTTTAAACATAGCGTATATCTAAGCATAAGCTACATATGTTCCAAGCATCTAAGTATACAATTTTCTATCTAGACTATTGGATTTTGTATCCAAACTAATGGATCGATGAAAGAGAGAAACATTGGCGGGGATGAGATCTAGGCTTTGCTCTAGTTTGAGTTTCTCATTTTCTATATTTGGAATTTCTTGAGGAATGATTGGAAGTCTTGCAGCGATATCCATGGTAATTTGACTGTTTCTTTCTTGTCCCCCAAAATAGAGAGTGCGCCGAAGCTTCTATTTATAGGCGAGCCTATTCTTTACCATAAGAATTTCTTATTAGAAATCCTTTTTTAAATAGAATGTAACATTGACAATTTGCCCAGAATTCATGGCTTCCATTAGTGTAAAAACAATGAATCTCTTGAGTTCGGCTCGCTCGGGTATCGACATGTGACTAAATTTTGATCATATCCTGAGGCAATAATAGAGCGAATAATTAAAAGAGTATTCCACCACGAGTAGTGAGAAAGCACACTCGGTCAATTCTCACTCAACGGCTCCGCCCTTGCTTAGAACAAAGCCATATGGATCTTAAAAAAAATAAAGTATCttgtaatttagaatggagggagtatatcagCAGAAACACATGGCATCGAATCTGGAATCTTTTGGTCTTTATTTAGTGTCTGTTGCTTACGTATGTATCTCACTGAATTATTCCTGAATCGTGAAACTCACCGGCTGATCCGCAAGCAACTCAGAAGGAGGCTATCGACCAGTCAGCTTCCATCTCACCTGTCCACTTCCAGATCAAACGGTCCACGTGTGACGGTTGGCAACACTCACGCAGCACAGGCTCTCCTCTGCATCTGAAATATCCTGCCACACCAGCTGCCGCGACAACAAGATCCAAGAACTCACTCGCGCGCACGGACAAGTCCCGCAGGCCGGGGATCGAGACTGATCGGCAGTCCGAGACGCCATGAACGTGGAGGAGGAGGTCGGGAGGCTCAAGGAGGAGATCCAGAGGCTCGGCCAGCAGCAGCCCGATGGCTCCTACAAGGTACCCCCTCCCCTGTCTGACTCTCCCCTCCGTTCCGGAGCCGCCACAGATCTGAGCCACCCGCGCCGCATTTCCTTTTTCCTGTGCTGTGCTGCCATCTTCAGGATGGCCCGCTCGCTGCAGGATTCCTCCCCTTCTCTCGATGCTTAGGGCAATGTGCAGTATGATCTGCACGGACCAGTCATCCGGCGTGAAGCTGCGATGGGCGATCGAGTCGACCCATGGAGAGGCCGTTGCCGACTTGGTGGGCTTTGAGAGATCAAATGTGAAGACATTTATCCTGACAGTCCGGTGGATGCTCAAATGTGAAGACATCTTATCTTGTGGCGCCGCTGCCCGCTGATGGGTATATTTAGCAGGGTCTTGCTCAAATGTGAAGACATTTATCCTGACAGTCCGGTGGATGCTCGAAACGATATGTGCAGTGCAGATCCCCAAATCTGTGCGCGCCTCTCGCAGTTACTTAGTCAGCTAGTGGACCTTGTGAGCATTGGCACCAAACTAATGATATTGCAACTGAAAGATGATCCTTTCAGTCGTTTGCATTGTTGGTACCTTTTTGTGTGGCTTGTGGTGAGATGACCACCATAAGCTTATGAATTCATATATTATCCCCTATTCTATGGAACAGACTGAATGCGAAAATTTTAAGCCTGAATAAATGGAAACTCTATTTACAGTGTCCTACTTGCCCTAGTTAAATGTTAGCCTGTGTCCATATATGTCATATTCATAATGAAGGTGTTCAATGTCATTGTGAAAAGAAGAGTGTTAACAAATCAACGACACAGAGTTCTTTCATATCGTAGATATTTGTTTCATGGACCACTATGGACCCTGTTTATTGGAGAATACTCTCCAAATTCAGTAGAGTTCTCCCATCTAGGTTATTTTGGTTACTTATCTATTTTTGATTGCTTAATAAAGTAACATGGAAtgaatatcccttatgtgtaatCGTGTGTTACCTTCTATTTATCTTCTGTATTATTTTTCCTAGTCATTTGTTTCCATGCTGTGTGTCTTAATCATATGAGTCTCTAAAGTGCATATGATAGCTTAAAAGGGCTTGTCACTATGATTCTCATTCGATTCCTCTTAAATGAACTCAAGATTTTATTTTTACTATTTAATATTTGGCTTGTTCTTTTCATGTTTGGTACGACTAATTTCAACCTTGCAAATCCTAATCTTGACTCATTTATTCGTCGATTGCCCCATTATTACTCTTTAACATATTTTGACATTTGATCTTTAGCCCCTGATTCTAGCCAAAAGTCAACAGTGAAAAGGATGAATGATACATAAATTATCTGGTATAGTACATAGCTGTACTCCCTGGAATCATCCCTGTACTGTGAGCTTCTGAAATTCTTAAATCATAACACTACTTGCAGGTGGGGGCTGCTAACCTGCTATGACTTGCTTAGTGCAGACCTTGCTTTGCTAAAAGAGTTCCACCATTCTTAGCTGTACGCCTGTATCCTATAAACAACACTGGTTTTTTGAAGAGTCTATAAGTGATATTGTAAGTATTATAACCATTAAAGATATAGCATTATGATGTTACAGTGTAAATAAAATTATACATGTGGAATTTTATTGTTTCTGTACTATACCTTGTGAATGTGTACAGAGGATATCAATACCGTGTTACTGAACTATCGGTTCGCAGGTCAAGTTTGGTGTCCTCTTCAACGATGATCGGTGTGCAAATATTTTTGAAGCACTAGTTGGCACCTTGAGGGCCGCCAAGAAGAGGAAGGTTTTGACCTATGACGGCGAGCTGCTTCTGCAAGGTGTTCATGACAATGTGGAGATAACCCTGTTGCCTCCTCCCGCTGTTGCTGCCGCTTAAAGCGCACAACACACCAAGTTCTCAATTCCATACAGTTCATATGCTTGTATTTTTCCGTGACTAGATTTCTCACGAACCATTTGGTATTCCCAGAAGActgctattttgtgatgtatGAAATTGTGGTGCTTAAGAAATTGCCTTGCTTAAGAAATTCAATGCTGGTATAACATTCATGTCATGAGACATGAAAGCAGCAAGTTGGAGGTATGGGGCCGTGGGTTATTGACAATCCTCCATACCGGATGATTTTTCTTCCCAAAAAGTTTCTTTGTAGTTCCATTATACTTTCCCTATTTTcctttatatttttttttctatggatcCTTATCGACGATTACTTCCCTCACCAGCACCTGTTGTCACCCTGATCAATACATCACCTACTTTAGCAATGACACATAGTACCAGCTGCACCTATTTTAATTTGATCATATCGTGTCTTATAAATGTCAAGTGCATATAAATAGGTGAAACAAACAGTGAGGAAGCAGATGGTGTGGAGAGTTACATAAAAAACatatttgtttctttgaggaatgcATCCACAACGTTGCCTGCCAAGTGCACTTTTCTTTGTTTCTACTGGCATGAGGATGGGAGGCACAGGGAAAGATATATGGAAACGTGAAACCCCACTCCCGATCTGAGCATCCCCGGTTCCGCCCAGTTGCCGGCGCTGTCCCTAGCGCCGGCGAGGTCCGCTCTCGTTCGTTCTCACTTTAGGGCGCTCATGGCTCACCCTCCACCGCCATTGCAGCTTTAACCGTCTCCGGAGGCTCCTGCTGCCCTGTCGTGACCTCTCTTGCACTAACTCGTCAGCGGTGGTCAAGGCGATGCCGATGGTCGACCCCGGCCCGCCACTCCAACGCCGTCCGCCGCCCCTGCGTCGCCGTCCAGTCATCGCTCCCGCCACCACTGCCCACTACCTGCCTCTT encodes:
- the LOC136534521 gene encoding costars family protein, encoding MNVEEEVGRLKEEIQRLGQQQPDGSYKVKFGVLFNDDRCANIFEALVGTLRAAKKRKVLTYDGELLLQGVHDNVEITLLPPPAVAAA